One window from the genome of [Mycobacterium] stephanolepidis encodes:
- a CDS encoding ferritin-like domain-containing protein codes for MTRLPTGPRSGLLDLATNQPLTVDGPFPLERAAREYDELLEAAGSRFDQSGVLKAGGPFHTVKGWNFGGNGHFWIDAKVVSCERMAGVVDTDDSLVGRDVDFWGHYCEYTASTANRARVFDVDPSSNWTTTLMIGQLALGRLGRSHDVGYLLTGDVNGYCPPRWQNSRHFDQVGGHPLAQWLRRSTLFQFAIGRDEGLQWLEGAGASPALAALRESIDSEAADGLVVQFALTGMAAPVAADAPDRWGLRGTIGPWRAAELRTYPAGRLLAPRSTDAVGEDALPHMASVRVADSEVTMNLVTAIPAVRRGTRDDHTPVTYVDELIDMGDLELQTTEGEVIAVVPRNAYLDKNYHLTSGILTVPRLDESQENPDAALRLIGAGRVLLEETETVVQSDEASLFLEHPNSRTGEDFAVDVSVRSYFRGEPAAAQAIDVRQFFNPRALPLDSTAQAPGARPEDVMIVAVRGSAAAGYTTNATLSTDAHGFGFVTVKGIRAGTTRILLQPEGSLPPEAENACAAYDNDDLLGYWSTVGSISIRVLPDRWYLDDVHDNAITFDLLYREVFAYYELLYSFMRTDVLSLADEFKVEPYARLIWHVSGPEHRGRTYFMPSTRDVSMPQIRLLQRYFLACEARRQVPPIPTRRPLPIEAITTRSELHAALDQVLSIELAVMTQYLYAAYSIPTQDAAKHYVKEGIWSEEQSVLACGSGPGTLNNGYRGLLMNVAREEMIHFLAINNIRMAVGLPFQVPRLDFGRLNGRLWTPLELSLEPFGLAAVERFVELERPHELVPGLLGDRPTPQRPYRYGSLSELYAAIRDGIQRIPDVLVAKKYQGGGGHHLFMRESVNAIHPDYQLEVDDVASAIFAIDFVTEHGEGGKIALPNTGEESHFETFLGISASLVEERVNTSLGERIPWNPAYPVLRNPTLHTADAARCHVTNAPARDAMTVFNRSYQLAAQLMVQHFGYCPAANLRRSPLMNWALDIMVTVLRPLGELIVTLLSGLAGKTAGPSFELESDPRYVPRPEVAMACMAREADEIATLARRCPGLAVAVPDVLTFLGEQFRAFARDRH; via the coding sequence GTGACGCGCTTGCCGACCGGGCCGCGTAGCGGGCTGCTGGATCTCGCCACCAACCAACCGCTCACCGTTGACGGTCCGTTTCCACTTGAGCGGGCGGCCCGGGAATACGATGAGTTGTTAGAAGCCGCTGGCAGTCGTTTCGATCAGTCGGGCGTGTTGAAGGCCGGTGGTCCATTCCACACCGTGAAGGGATGGAATTTCGGTGGGAATGGGCATTTTTGGATCGACGCGAAGGTGGTTTCCTGCGAGCGGATGGCGGGGGTGGTCGATACCGATGACTCCCTCGTCGGACGAGACGTGGACTTCTGGGGGCACTACTGCGAGTACACGGCGAGTACGGCCAATCGGGCAAGGGTCTTCGACGTAGACCCTTCGTCAAACTGGACCACAACACTGATGATCGGCCAGTTGGCACTCGGGCGTCTCGGTCGCTCCCATGATGTCGGCTATCTGTTGACCGGCGATGTGAATGGATACTGCCCTCCACGATGGCAGAACTCCCGGCACTTCGATCAGGTCGGCGGTCACCCACTTGCACAGTGGTTGCGGCGCTCCACGTTGTTCCAGTTCGCTATAGGCCGCGACGAGGGCCTGCAATGGCTGGAAGGCGCGGGAGCCTCCCCGGCCCTTGCGGCGTTGCGTGAATCGATCGATTCTGAAGCGGCAGATGGCCTTGTGGTCCAGTTTGCGTTGACCGGAATGGCCGCTCCGGTCGCTGCCGATGCGCCTGATCGGTGGGGGCTGCGCGGAACAATAGGTCCCTGGCGTGCTGCGGAATTGCGTACCTACCCCGCGGGCCGATTGCTTGCCCCGCGATCAACAGATGCTGTCGGCGAGGATGCTTTGCCGCATATGGCGAGCGTTCGTGTGGCGGACTCAGAGGTAACAATGAACTTGGTGACCGCGATTCCCGCCGTGCGAAGAGGGACACGAGACGACCACACGCCAGTCACCTATGTAGACGAATTGATCGATATGGGGGATCTGGAACTACAGACAACCGAGGGTGAAGTCATCGCAGTAGTGCCGCGAAATGCCTATCTCGACAAGAACTATCACCTGACCTCCGGAATTCTCACCGTGCCGAGGCTCGATGAAAGCCAGGAGAATCCGGACGCTGCTCTGCGACTCATCGGCGCCGGCCGGGTTCTGTTGGAAGAAACCGAGACGGTGGTGCAGTCAGACGAGGCGAGCCTGTTCCTCGAGCATCCGAACTCGCGAACTGGCGAAGACTTCGCCGTCGATGTCTCGGTGCGTTCGTATTTCAGGGGAGAGCCCGCTGCCGCCCAGGCGATAGACGTCCGCCAATTCTTCAACCCACGGGCATTACCACTGGATTCGACGGCGCAAGCGCCTGGAGCACGTCCAGAAGACGTGATGATCGTGGCAGTACGTGGGTCAGCCGCGGCCGGGTACACGACGAACGCCACCCTGAGTACAGATGCCCACGGGTTTGGGTTTGTCACGGTGAAAGGTATCCGCGCCGGTACCACGCGGATACTCCTGCAGCCGGAGGGATCGCTACCACCTGAGGCGGAGAATGCCTGTGCCGCATACGATAATGATGACCTATTGGGCTATTGGTCTACCGTAGGGAGTATTTCAATACGGGTGCTCCCAGATCGGTGGTATCTGGACGATGTGCACGACAACGCCATCACCTTCGACCTCCTGTACCGGGAGGTGTTCGCCTACTACGAGCTGCTGTACTCGTTCATGCGGACGGACGTGTTGAGCCTTGCCGACGAGTTCAAGGTTGAGCCCTATGCCCGGCTCATCTGGCATGTCAGCGGCCCGGAACATCGCGGCAGAACCTACTTCATGCCGTCGACTCGCGACGTAAGTATGCCTCAAATCCGTTTGTTGCAAAGATACTTCCTCGCGTGTGAAGCGCGGCGCCAGGTGCCGCCCATCCCTACTCGGCGCCCCCTTCCGATCGAGGCAATCACCACACGTAGCGAGCTGCATGCCGCCCTGGATCAGGTTCTGTCGATCGAACTAGCCGTGATGACTCAGTACCTCTATGCGGCCTACTCGATTCCAACTCAGGACGCTGCGAAACACTATGTAAAAGAAGGAATTTGGTCGGAGGAGCAGTCGGTTCTCGCGTGTGGTTCCGGGCCGGGGACGCTGAACAACGGATACCGCGGACTCCTCATGAATGTGGCAAGGGAGGAGATGATTCACTTCCTGGCCATAAACAACATCCGGATGGCGGTGGGCCTACCGTTCCAGGTGCCACGGCTGGATTTCGGACGTCTGAACGGCAGGCTCTGGACTCCACTCGAGTTGTCTCTCGAGCCATTTGGACTCGCCGCGGTAGAGCGGTTCGTGGAACTGGAACGACCACACGAGCTGGTGCCTGGTTTGTTGGGTGATCGACCCACACCACAAAGACCGTATCGATATGGCTCGTTGAGTGAGCTTTACGCCGCGATTCGGGACGGGATTCAGCGAATCCCGGATGTGCTGGTGGCCAAGAAGTATCAAGGAGGGGGAGGGCATCACCTCTTCATGCGCGAGTCCGTCAATGCAATCCATCCGGACTACCAGTTGGAAGTCGACGATGTCGCCAGCGCGATATTCGCGATCGATTTCGTTACCGAACACGGAGAGGGGGGAAAGATCGCCTTGCCGAACACCGGTGAAGAGTCACACTTCGAGACATTCCTCGGGATCTCCGCTTCATTGGTCGAAGAACGCGTCAACACCTCGCTAGGAGAACGTATTCCATGGAATCCGGCATACCCGGTGCTGCGCAATCCGACACTGCACACTGCGGACGCAGCAAGGTGTCATGTAACCAACGCGCCTGCGCGGGACGCGATGACGGTATTCAACCGGTCCTATCAGTTGGCCGCACAACTCATGGTGCAGCACTTTGGCTACTGTCCTGCAGCCAACTTGCGACGATCTCCGTTGATGAATTGGGCTTTAGACATAATGGTCACCGTGCTGCGCCCATTGGGCGAGCTGATTGTCACTCTGCTATCCGGGCTGGCAGGAAAGACCGCGGGGCCGTCGTTCGAGCTGGAAAGCGATCCGCGGTACGTACCGCGTCCCGAAGTTGCCATGGCATGCATGGCTCGTGAAGCAGACGAAATCGCCACACTGGCTCGCCGCTGCCCTGGATTGGCCGTTGCTGTACCGGATGTTCTGACCTTCTTAGGGGAACAGTTCCGCGCCTTCGCAAGGGACCGACACTGA
- a CDS encoding non-ribosomal peptide synthetase, protein MDAQRLQRLELTRAQSEQWMAVDPADGSAGNVAHCVELTGPVDFLLLAQACDFELTASGADVIRFSEHEGRPYQWLSREPSRDPVWVDLTEEADPVAAAYSWMGRDYTAPRPMMCNPLTLWALIKVGPHHYFWYVRSHHAVVDGYGGIGITARIADYYSARTQGNEPAPYRGLSVPELITLEQEYADSEDFEQDRAYWAARTAGLQIAVHNRETETRGMPEHRAQDGLSAELAMRLDAVAEAAGTSIARVLTAALCGFESLLSGQETGVVALAVAGRRTMALKLSGGMISNAIPIGLHCGYPVTRDDLIEAATSEVSSGLRHARYRFEDMRRDAGAVGHGRNAFGPTVNILLADNIVRLGAAVGKYEILTSGNTEYLHFDVYRSGPENLIRINLIGNGSFFTATDIRERLDRCMRYLREFLSASGETPLGKINTLDDEERRRVLNWGDGDEFPQPAVLPGEISLAEIFQRQMATHVDEVVIRSDGTSWRYREFASRVNRLARQLIELGVGPETVVAVAMVRSVDMLVSMYAVVVAGGAYLPIDPASPKPRNAHIAEVATPRLVLTRSQDPHTQGLPASVPVIVVDGIDLSGFSATPVVDADRRCPLRPAHLAYIIFTSGSTGRPKGVMVDHAAIAAHLGWMQARYQMSSRDVVLHKTPATFDVSIWEMLWPILFGARVVIAAADRHTDHAYLEALIRTEQVTIAHFVPSVLEAFAAEAELSACQSVRMIISSGEVLPADLAGRLRAADIEIHNLYGPTETTIDVTSHQVSESDTDTVPIGAPVTGTRVFVLDGWLRPVPPGVPGELYVAGIQLARGYVNCPGLTAQRFVACPAAAGERMYRTGDVVRWNACGYLEYLGRKDFQLKLHGVRIEPGEIEAVLTDHPAIDRAVVIAHSEGRVKDRRLVGYVVASGDFGLAHELDTVHRWRDVYDELYDNGAQYQSSRLGWGAEDFTGWNSSYTGAPIPLDQMREWRDLTVNRVRELGPRRVLEIGVGSGLILSKIAPMCEVYCGTDLSPVTVARLEGWLRDVKEAWARRVHLIAGAADELSDYATGYFDTVVLNSVVQYFPSAHYLRRVIDRALRILAPGGALFIGDVRSLRYLEELETGVELARGSDGDVGDVRRRVLRRLSNQHELLVEPHFFCEIADEFPGVLHDIQLKRGGSVNELTRYRYDVVLHKMPKPTVSVRKAKNVEYVDVDTVRALLAGRGMECVRVADIPHRGLLTEVRAVEELAKHAKDTAGLRDCEVGADYGLSEGLLPEDLHAAAADFGYSCAVTWSAQRGYMEAVFVQTSALNGRCIVDAYVPGASGRSATPSSNKPMAGVLADAVREFAAARLPAYMAPSVIVVLGEWPLTASGKLDRAGLPAPSMVQNRYRAPTSEAERLLCGVFAEVLGVDGVGTDDDFFALGGDSILSTQIVARARRISMVFTSRDVLEKRTVRRLIRFMTRGEGVPALQEVSGGGVGDMELSPAAQWLMELGGNGCNRFHLSTLIRLPNGIDRRSLVSVLAAVIGRHAMMRARLCRKEVGSQQEWRMIAGAADSIDVDALLIRVRIDSGRGLSEGVWEAAVSELDPFSGKVIRAVWLDYGPDCAGSLLLVAHHLIFDGVSSRIVMEDLAAVWADVEAGRPPALPPGSTSMRTWLHALRAEASSASRVAELAMWKSMIEGPDPLPGIRALDPAVDTTSNIRRVQTHIDAETTSAILGLGSAGAKTRLDEILIAALAVAVARWQGRRGVVLPSVLLRLIGHGRQELAGADLSRTIGWFNSIYPLRIDLSGTRLEDDPAGDPDLSAMVLAVAQRVQSVPDGGFGYGLLRYLNRDTAQELPAEMPGRICFNYLGQIHTDTKDAGAWKPIVEGLYESMPDPGLPAAAALDITVVVIDGRMIGDFGFPTLLFEVREVQELAELWAGVVSSLVVTVSSR, encoded by the coding sequence ATGGATGCGCAACGTCTCCAGAGACTGGAACTCACCCGCGCACAATCCGAGCAATGGATGGCGGTGGATCCTGCGGATGGGTCCGCAGGCAACGTCGCTCACTGCGTAGAGCTCACCGGCCCTGTCGACTTTCTATTGCTCGCGCAGGCATGCGATTTCGAGCTTACGGCGTCCGGCGCCGATGTGATCAGATTCTCTGAACACGAGGGCCGCCCATACCAATGGCTATCTCGGGAACCCAGCAGAGACCCGGTCTGGGTGGACCTTACCGAAGAGGCGGACCCGGTCGCCGCAGCCTATTCGTGGATGGGCCGCGATTACACCGCACCACGACCCATGATGTGTAATCCGCTCACTCTGTGGGCGCTGATCAAAGTGGGACCGCATCACTACTTCTGGTACGTACGGTCCCACCACGCGGTGGTAGACGGCTATGGCGGCATCGGGATCACCGCCCGGATCGCCGACTACTACTCGGCGAGGACTCAGGGTAACGAGCCGGCTCCCTATCGCGGCCTTTCGGTGCCAGAACTTATTACGCTGGAACAGGAATACGCGGACTCTGAAGATTTCGAGCAGGACCGGGCCTACTGGGCCGCGCGTACCGCCGGGCTGCAAATCGCGGTACACAACCGCGAGACGGAAACGCGCGGAATGCCGGAGCACCGCGCACAGGACGGGCTTAGCGCAGAACTGGCCATGAGGCTGGATGCTGTCGCGGAGGCGGCGGGCACCAGCATTGCCAGGGTTCTCACGGCGGCGCTCTGCGGATTCGAATCATTGCTATCGGGCCAGGAAACGGGCGTGGTGGCGCTTGCGGTAGCAGGACGCCGGACCATGGCGCTGAAACTCTCCGGCGGCATGATCTCCAACGCGATACCGATCGGGCTGCATTGCGGCTACCCGGTGACGAGAGACGATCTGATTGAAGCCGCCACTTCTGAGGTGTCCAGCGGTCTGCGGCACGCGCGGTATCGGTTCGAGGACATGAGACGCGATGCCGGTGCGGTGGGACATGGGCGGAATGCGTTCGGGCCGACGGTCAACATACTTTTGGCCGACAACATCGTGCGGCTGGGTGCGGCTGTGGGCAAGTACGAGATTCTCACCTCGGGGAACACCGAGTACCTGCATTTCGACGTCTACCGATCTGGGCCCGAGAATCTCATACGCATCAACCTTATTGGGAACGGTTCCTTCTTCACCGCGACAGATATCCGGGAACGGCTAGATCGGTGTATGCGGTACCTGCGCGAGTTCTTGAGTGCGTCAGGGGAAACCCCACTCGGCAAGATCAACACGCTCGATGACGAGGAACGGCGCCGGGTACTCAACTGGGGCGACGGTGACGAGTTCCCCCAGCCAGCCGTTCTTCCCGGAGAGATCTCGCTCGCGGAGATCTTTCAAAGACAGATGGCGACTCACGTAGACGAGGTGGTTATCCGCAGCGACGGTACTTCGTGGAGGTACCGAGAATTCGCAAGCCGCGTCAATAGGCTGGCTCGACAGTTGATCGAACTGGGTGTGGGGCCCGAGACCGTTGTGGCGGTTGCGATGGTGCGGTCGGTGGACATGTTGGTGAGTATGTACGCGGTGGTTGTCGCGGGCGGCGCTTACCTTCCCATCGATCCGGCGTCGCCCAAACCCCGCAATGCACATATCGCAGAGGTGGCCACACCGCGTCTTGTTCTCACGAGGAGTCAGGACCCTCATACACAAGGGCTGCCGGCATCTGTCCCCGTCATCGTGGTCGACGGGATTGACCTGTCAGGGTTCTCCGCGACACCTGTTGTCGATGCCGACCGAAGGTGTCCACTTAGGCCGGCCCACCTCGCCTACATAATCTTCACCTCTGGTTCGACCGGCAGACCCAAGGGCGTAATGGTCGACCATGCGGCCATCGCGGCTCATTTGGGATGGATGCAAGCGCGATACCAGATGAGTTCCCGTGATGTGGTGCTGCACAAAACCCCTGCCACTTTTGATGTGTCGATTTGGGAGATGTTGTGGCCAATTCTATTTGGAGCTCGGGTAGTGATCGCGGCTGCAGATAGGCATACCGATCATGCCTATCTGGAGGCTCTCATACGCACAGAACAGGTAACGATTGCCCACTTCGTCCCTTCCGTGTTGGAGGCGTTCGCGGCCGAAGCTGAGCTGTCGGCCTGTCAGAGCGTGCGGATGATCATCTCGTCGGGCGAAGTATTGCCGGCCGATCTGGCCGGCCGCCTACGTGCGGCCGATATCGAGATACATAACCTATACGGTCCCACGGAAACAACCATTGATGTTACTTCACACCAAGTTTCGGAGTCGGATACCGATACGGTACCGATAGGTGCGCCCGTCACGGGTACCCGGGTTTTCGTCCTGGATGGATGGCTGAGACCTGTCCCTCCGGGAGTGCCGGGTGAACTCTATGTCGCCGGAATCCAGTTGGCGCGTGGCTACGTCAACTGCCCGGGACTGACTGCGCAGCGCTTCGTGGCTTGTCCGGCCGCCGCGGGGGAGCGCATGTACCGTACGGGCGATGTAGTGCGATGGAATGCGTGTGGGTACCTAGAATATCTGGGACGCAAAGATTTTCAGCTGAAGCTACATGGAGTACGTATTGAACCGGGTGAGATAGAGGCCGTCCTGACGGATCATCCTGCTATCGACCGTGCAGTAGTGATAGCGCATTCGGAGGGGCGAGTAAAAGATCGCAGGCTGGTGGGATACGTCGTGGCGTCAGGCGACTTCGGCCTGGCGCATGAGCTCGACACAGTACATCGCTGGCGTGACGTCTACGACGAACTGTATGACAATGGGGCACAATATCAGTCGTCTCGACTTGGCTGGGGGGCCGAAGACTTCACAGGCTGGAACAGCAGCTATACCGGAGCGCCGATCCCGTTGGATCAGATGCGTGAATGGCGTGACCTGACGGTGAACCGTGTTCGTGAACTCGGCCCGCGACGAGTATTGGAGATCGGCGTCGGCTCAGGGCTGATCCTGTCGAAGATCGCACCCATGTGTGAGGTCTACTGCGGTACGGATCTCTCGCCCGTGACCGTGGCTCGCCTCGAGGGGTGGCTGCGTGATGTGAAGGAGGCCTGGGCCAGGCGCGTCCATCTCATCGCCGGTGCAGCAGATGAATTGAGTGACTACGCCACCGGATACTTTGACACCGTCGTACTCAACTCAGTTGTGCAGTATTTCCCCAGTGCTCACTACCTGCGGCGCGTCATCGATCGGGCCCTGCGGATCCTCGCGCCAGGAGGTGCGCTGTTCATCGGTGATGTACGAAGTTTGAGGTATCTGGAGGAACTCGAGACCGGAGTCGAATTGGCGCGGGGAAGTGATGGCGATGTGGGCGATGTACGTCGGCGCGTGCTGAGGCGATTGTCGAATCAGCATGAACTGTTGGTGGAACCGCACTTCTTCTGTGAGATCGCTGACGAGTTCCCCGGCGTTCTCCACGACATCCAGCTCAAGCGGGGCGGCTCGGTCAACGAGCTGACCCGTTACAGATATGACGTAGTCCTACACAAGATGCCTAAACCGACTGTCTCCGTGCGGAAAGCGAAGAACGTCGAATATGTCGACGTGGATACCGTCCGGGCGTTACTCGCGGGACGGGGCATGGAATGCGTCCGAGTGGCAGACATTCCGCATCGGGGGCTGCTGACGGAGGTCCGCGCAGTCGAGGAGCTTGCGAAGCACGCGAAAGACACAGCGGGACTGCGGGATTGTGAGGTCGGGGCCGATTACGGACTGTCTGAAGGATTGCTGCCAGAAGATCTCCATGCCGCGGCGGCCGACTTCGGCTACTCCTGTGCGGTCACGTGGTCGGCGCAACGCGGTTATATGGAGGCCGTTTTCGTGCAAACGTCCGCGCTGAACGGCCGATGCATCGTAGATGCCTACGTCCCCGGTGCTTCGGGCCGGTCTGCTACGCCATCGTCGAACAAGCCGATGGCCGGTGTCTTAGCCGACGCCGTGCGCGAGTTCGCGGCGGCACGGCTGCCCGCGTATATGGCGCCGTCGGTGATCGTGGTGCTCGGCGAGTGGCCGTTGACCGCGTCGGGAAAGCTGGATCGTGCAGGGCTGCCCGCTCCCTCGATGGTGCAGAACCGGTACCGTGCGCCCACCTCCGAAGCAGAGCGGCTCTTGTGCGGCGTATTTGCTGAAGTGCTCGGAGTGGATGGGGTCGGTACCGACGATGACTTCTTCGCACTTGGCGGGGACAGCATTCTCTCGACACAGATCGTGGCGCGGGCGCGCAGGATTTCCATGGTGTTTACATCACGCGATGTACTCGAGAAGCGCACGGTAAGAAGGTTGATCCGTTTCATGACGAGGGGAGAAGGGGTCCCGGCTCTGCAGGAAGTCTCCGGCGGAGGCGTGGGTGACATGGAGTTGTCGCCCGCGGCCCAATGGTTGATGGAGTTGGGAGGCAACGGTTGCAACCGTTTTCATCTGTCCACGCTCATCAGATTGCCCAACGGTATCGATCGGCGTTCGCTTGTGTCGGTGCTCGCTGCGGTGATCGGACGGCACGCCATGATGCGGGCGCGATTGTGCCGCAAAGAAGTGGGATCCCAACAGGAATGGCGCATGATTGCAGGGGCGGCGGACTCGATAGACGTTGACGCGTTACTGATCCGGGTCCGGATCGATAGCGGTCGAGGCCTCTCGGAAGGGGTCTGGGAAGCGGCGGTAAGCGAGTTGGACCCGTTTTCGGGCAAGGTAATTCGAGCGGTATGGCTTGACTACGGACCTGATTGCGCGGGCAGCCTGTTGCTGGTTGCGCACCATCTGATTTTCGATGGCGTGTCATCACGGATCGTGATGGAGGACCTGGCGGCCGTATGGGCCGATGTAGAGGCCGGCCGACCACCGGCCCTGCCGCCCGGCAGCACTTCGATGCGAACCTGGTTGCACGCCTTGCGCGCCGAGGCAAGCTCCGCATCCCGCGTGGCGGAGCTTGCGATGTGGAAGTCGATGATTGAGGGACCAGACCCGCTTCCGGGGATTCGGGCACTCGATCCGGCAGTCGACACCACCTCGAACATCCGGCGGGTGCAAACACACATTGATGCAGAAACGACTTCGGCAATTCTTGGCCTTGGATCGGCGGGGGCGAAGACTCGGCTTGACGAGATACTGATAGCTGCGTTGGCGGTCGCCGTGGCGCGGTGGCAGGGCCGTAGAGGTGTGGTGCTGCCGTCGGTACTTCTACGGCTGATAGGCCATGGCCGTCAGGAGCTGGCGGGGGCGGACCTGTCGCGGACGATCGGGTGGTTCAACTCGATATATCCACTGCGGATTGACTTATCCGGCACTCGTTTAGAAGATGATCCGGCAGGCGATCCCGATCTCTCCGCAATGGTATTGGCCGTCGCCCAGCGGGTGCAAAGCGTCCCGGATGGCGGTTTCGGGTATGGGTTACTTCGATATTTGAACCGAGACACCGCACAGGAGTTGCCGGCTGAAATGCCCGGTCGGATCTGCTTTAACTATCTTGGTCAAATACATACCGACACAAAGGATGCCGGTGCATGGAAGCCGATTGTCGAGGGACTGTATGAATCCATGCCAGACCCCGGGCTGCCCGCCGCTGCGGCCCTGGACATCACGGTGGTAGTGATCGACGGTCGGATGATCGGGGATTTCGGATTTCCCACGTTGTTGTTCGAGGTGAGGGAGGTGCAGGAGCTGGCCGAATTGTGGGCTGGTGTGGTCTCCAGTTTGGTCGTAACAGTGAGTAGTAGGTAA
- a CDS encoding class I SAM-dependent methyltransferase — MTAGSPKDLIPDETPYFDDLAEMYESFTAVRDARTSPIRTWLVEHLPAGKRALDVGCGTGNNCVMLAEHYDDVVGVDVAQRMLDLAAVKESRVPIRYECRSALELSPDADGRFDLVMSVNTVFHMGSAATVLPRLRELVAPGGRLLIVDVTRPDSEADTGAAYSYAFDNARIVYEASGSAELAASALRMMLQPRWLEMRSVITPQTVSEFLRDYTAVLPGVRITHGLIPTLIAAAWDAA; from the coding sequence ATGACCGCTGGTAGCCCTAAGGACTTGATTCCCGATGAGACCCCGTATTTCGATGATCTCGCCGAGATGTACGAGAGTTTTACGGCAGTAAGGGACGCACGTACCAGTCCGATTCGTACATGGCTCGTCGAACATCTGCCCGCAGGTAAGCGCGCACTCGACGTTGGCTGCGGTACCGGCAATAACTGCGTCATGCTGGCCGAACATTACGACGATGTGGTGGGTGTGGACGTTGCCCAGCGCATGCTCGATTTGGCGGCCGTCAAAGAGAGCCGAGTGCCAATCCGGTACGAATGCCGCAGCGCTCTCGAGCTCTCCCCAGATGCTGATGGCCGATTCGATCTAGTGATGTCGGTGAACACGGTTTTTCATATGGGGTCGGCGGCGACGGTACTGCCGAGACTGCGCGAACTCGTTGCGCCCGGTGGACGACTGCTGATTGTCGATGTCACACGTCCCGATAGCGAGGCCGACACCGGTGCCGCATACTCCTACGCCTTCGACAATGCCCGCATCGTCTACGAGGCATCCGGAAGCGCAGAGCTGGCGGCTTCTGCCCTGCGCATGATGCTTCAACCACGCTGGCTGGAAATGAGATCAGTCATTACCCCGCAAACCGTTTCGGAGTTTCTCCGCGACTACACCGCTGTACTGCCGGGTGTACGCATCACCCATGGCTTGATACCCACTCTGATCGCAGCTGCCTGGGACGCTGCCTGA